One segment of Alphaproteobacteria bacterium DNA contains the following:
- a CDS encoding CoA ester lyase: MSERKLRPRRSLIFAPGIKPEMFAKACKSGADIVCLDLEDAIAPDQKDAARARTFELFADLGDMDRVEPMVRINSPREPAGLSDLLAIIESPSPPRALMLPKVKSAEEVKLLDELLAPHHPQIRFHVIIETNEGLAVCRDIARSSERIDSLLFGGVDMSAELRVEGQWQPLLYARQRLVHAAAGASLDLIDVPWLDLDDAEGLAGEAAASRALGFTGKASIHPKQIATINDCFSPDAEAVERARRIVKAFEEADGGLVVIDGKLIEKPVLRSMYRILAVAEATSE; this comes from the coding sequence ATGTCCGAGCGCAAACTTCGCCCCCGCCGCAGCCTGATCTTCGCCCCCGGCATCAAGCCCGAGATGTTCGCCAAGGCCTGCAAGAGCGGCGCCGACATCGTCTGCCTCGACCTCGAAGACGCTATCGCGCCGGACCAGAAGGACGCGGCCCGGGCGCGCACGTTCGAATTGTTCGCGGATCTCGGCGACATGGACCGGGTCGAGCCCATGGTGCGCATCAACAGCCCGCGCGAGCCCGCCGGCCTCAGCGACCTGCTGGCCATCATCGAGAGCCCGTCGCCGCCCCGGGCATTGATGTTGCCGAAAGTGAAATCGGCCGAGGAAGTGAAGCTCTTGGACGAGCTGTTGGCGCCGCACCACCCCCAGATCCGCTTCCACGTCATCATCGAAACCAACGAGGGCCTGGCGGTCTGCCGCGACATCGCCAGATCCAGCGAACGTATCGATTCGCTGTTGTTCGGCGGTGTCGACATGTCGGCCGAGTTGCGCGTCGAGGGCCAGTGGCAGCCACTGCTTTATGCCCGCCAGCGCCTGGTCCATGCCGCCGCCGGGGCCAGCCTCGACCTCATCGACGTGCCCTGGCTCGACCTCGACGATGCCGAGGGCCTGGCCGGCGAGGCGGCGGCCAGCCGGGCGTTGGGCTTTACCGGCAAGGCCTCCATCCACCCCAAGCAGATCGCTACGATTAACGACTGCTTCAGCCCCGACGCGGAAGCCGTGGAGCGCGCCCGGCGCATCGTCAAGGCCTTCGAAGAAGCCGACGGCGGCCTGGTGGTGATCGACGGCAAACTGATCGAAAAGCCGGTGCTGAGATCGATGTACCGCATCCTGGCGGTGGCTGAGGCGACTTCCGAATGA
- a CDS encoding superoxide dismutase yields the protein MAFELPALPFAADALAPHISAETLGFHHGKHHNTYVTNLNNLTKDSALAEASLEDVIRGSAGDAAKAGLFNNAAQVWNHTFYWNSMKPGGGGSPSGAVASAIDAAFGSYDKFAEEIATAAATQFGSGWAWLVSDGGALKVVKTANAETPITSGQTPLITIDVWEHAYYLDFQNRRPDYVKAFLDHLVNWDFAAENLANA from the coding sequence ATGGCCTTCGAACTCCCTGCCCTGCCCTTCGCGGCAGACGCACTGGCACCCCACATTTCGGCGGAAACGCTGGGTTTCCACCATGGCAAACACCACAACACCTACGTCACCAACCTGAACAACCTGACCAAGGATTCGGCCCTGGCCGAAGCCTCGCTGGAAGACGTCATCCGCGGCAGCGCCGGCGACGCCGCCAAGGCCGGGCTCTTCAACAACGCCGCCCAGGTCTGGAACCACACCTTCTACTGGAACAGCATGAAGCCGGGCGGCGGCGGCAGTCCCTCGGGCGCCGTGGCCAGCGCCATCGATGCCGCCTTCGGCAGCTACGACAAGTTCGCCGAGGAGATCGCCACGGCCGCCGCCACCCAGTTCGGCTCGGGCTGGGCCTGGCTGGTCTCCGATGGGGGCGCGCTGAAGGTGGTCAAGACGGCCAACGCCGAAACCCCGATCACCAGCGGCCAGACGCCGCTGATCACCATCGACGTCTGGGAACACGCCTATTACCTGGACTTCCAGAACCGCCGGCCGGACTACGTCAAGGCGTTCCTGGATCATTTGGTGAACTGGGACTTCGCGGCGGAAAACCTGGCCAACGCCTGA
- a CDS encoding squalene/phytoene synthase family protein, which produces MSDVLRQIDDEVRRRDYERYLCGHLAPAALRPGFHAVLAFNIELAAAQRLQEPLLGEIRLQWWRDCLAATPDGGPAAGHPLATALAGLMAEDRLSFQRLSALIEGRAAELDSQPPADLPALLARADATAGNLNGLLLELLGCDGDLPAGRAVARAWALLGVLRNLPFEAAERRSRLAPAAKALCEEARRCLSEARSLRSGTPRAALPVLMCGVLAEGYARRLARAGFDPFALDLRRPAAWDLTRFYVRAKLGRY; this is translated from the coding sequence ATGTCCGATGTTTTGCGGCAAATCGACGACGAGGTGCGCAGGCGCGATTACGAACGCTATCTCTGCGGCCATCTGGCGCCGGCGGCGTTGCGCCCGGGATTCCATGCGGTTCTCGCCTTCAACATCGAGCTGGCGGCGGCCCAGCGCCTGCAGGAGCCCCTGCTGGGCGAAATCCGCCTGCAGTGGTGGCGCGATTGCCTGGCCGCCACGCCGGACGGCGGCCCAGCGGCCGGCCATCCCCTGGCCACGGCACTGGCCGGACTGATGGCCGAAGACCGCCTCTCGTTCCAGCGCCTGTCGGCGCTGATCGAGGGAAGGGCGGCCGAGCTCGATTCCCAGCCACCGGCCGACCTGCCGGCGCTGCTGGCCCGGGCCGATGCCACGGCCGGCAATCTCAACGGTCTCTTGCTGGAGCTTCTGGGCTGTGACGGGGATTTGCCGGCCGGCCGGGCCGTGGCCCGGGCCTGGGCGTTGCTGGGGGTGCTGCGCAACCTGCCGTTCGAGGCCGCCGAAAGGCGAAGTCGCTTGGCACCGGCCGCCAAGGCGCTTTGCGAAGAAGCCCGCCGCTGCCTCTCGGAGGCCCGATCATTGCGCTCCGGCACCCCGAGGGCGGCCCTGCCGGTGCTGATGTGCGGCGTGTTGGCCGAAGGCTACGCCCGGCGCCTGGCCCGGGCCGGCTTCGATCCCTTTGCCCTCGACCTGCGGCGGCCGGCGGCTTGGGACCTGACGCGTTTCTACGTCAGGGCCAAGCTGGGCCGCTATTGA
- a CDS encoding amidase: MWAPCTAFRWRPKDLYATKGVRTTLGSLIHADWVPDHDAAAVEKLRAAGAVIVGKTNLHELAYGTTSGNAHFGAVRNAFDPACHAGGSSGGSATAVAGGLAFGALGSDTGASIRQPAACCGIVGLKPTFGLVSKFGALPLSWTMDHVGPMSRTVADAAALLQVLAGFDSRDECSVERPVPDYSKGLERGADGTRIGLVRDFFFADCEPEVSAAVEAAAALFESLGANVAETTIPDLEVSFAAGTIIMGSEGAALHGADLRQRPELFSDELRGGFMVGSLYPAADYVQAQRFRQGFAADVENLFADFDALIMPTVPVAATPIDDTPPEHGPLRNRNTVPFNLSGHPALSLPCGFTAQGLPIGLQIVGRAFGEAEPLAVAAAYEGATDWHQRHPEL, from the coding sequence ATCTGGGCCCCTTGCACGGCATTCCGCTGGCGGCCCAAGGATCTCTACGCCACGAAGGGCGTGCGCACGACGTTGGGCTCGCTGATCCATGCCGACTGGGTGCCGGACCACGACGCCGCGGCGGTGGAAAAGCTGCGCGCCGCCGGTGCCGTCATCGTCGGCAAGACGAATTTACACGAGCTGGCCTATGGCACGACCAGCGGTAATGCGCATTTCGGGGCCGTGCGCAACGCCTTCGACCCGGCCTGCCATGCCGGCGGATCGAGCGGCGGCTCGGCCACGGCGGTGGCCGGCGGCCTGGCCTTCGGGGCGCTGGGCAGCGACACCGGTGCCTCGATCCGCCAACCGGCGGCATGCTGCGGCATCGTCGGCCTCAAGCCGACCTTCGGCCTGGTCAGCAAGTTCGGTGCCCTGCCGCTTAGCTGGACCATGGACCACGTCGGGCCGATGAGCCGCACGGTGGCCGATGCGGCGGCCCTGCTGCAGGTCCTGGCGGGCTTTGATTCCCGCGACGAATGCAGTGTCGAGCGGCCGGTGCCCGACTACAGCAAAGGGCTGGAGCGCGGTGCCGATGGCACCCGCATCGGCCTGGTGCGGGATTTTTTCTTCGCCGATTGCGAGCCCGAAGTGAGCGCCGCCGTCGAGGCCGCGGCGGCGCTCTTCGAAAGCCTGGGCGCCAATGTCGCGGAAACCACGATCCCCGACCTCGAGGTCTCCTTCGCCGCCGGCACCATCATCATGGGCAGCGAGGGTGCGGCGCTGCACGGCGCCGATCTGCGGCAACGGCCCGAGCTCTTTAGCGACGAGCTGCGCGGCGGCTTCATGGTCGGCAGCCTTTATCCGGCGGCCGACTACGTCCAGGCCCAGCGCTTTCGCCAGGGCTTCGCCGCGGACGTCGAGAACCTGTTCGCCGACTTCGATGCCCTGATCATGCCGACCGTGCCGGTGGCGGCAACACCCATCGACGACACGCCGCCCGAGCACGGACCGCTACGCAATCGCAACACGGTTCCCTTCAACCTCTCCGGACACCCGGCCCTTTCGCTACCCTGTGGTTTTACCGCCCAGGGCCTGCCCATCGGCTTGCAGATCGTCGGCCGGGCCTTCGGCGAGGCGGAGCCGCTGGCGGTCGCCGCGGCCTATGAGGGAGCAACCGACTGGCACCAACGGCACCCGGAGCTTTAG